The genomic segment GCGGGATGCGGTGATCGAGCGCCCCGAGGAGATCCCGGGGTTGTCCCTGCGCTATCCCCTGGTGCTGAAGGCCCAGGTCCTGGTGGGTGGCCGTGGCAAGGCGGGAGGGATCCAGCTGGCCCGGACCCCGGAGGAGGCGATCGAACGGGCCCGGACCCTTCTCGGCATGGAGATCCGGGGGGAGCGGGTCCGCAGGATCCTGGTGGCGGAGGCCGTGGACATCGAGGAGGAGCACTACCTCGCCTTCACCGTGGATCGTTCCGCGCGGCGCCTCGCCTTCGTGGCCTCGAGCATGGGAGGGGTGGACATCGAGGAGATCGCCCGCACCCATCCTGATCGGATCCACAAGGTGGCCATCGATCCCCTGGAGGGGTTCCTGCCGTTCCACGCGCGGCAGGTGGCGCAGCGCATGGGCTTCCGCGGGGATTCTCTCGTCCAGTTCGCCCAGATCGCCCACGCCCTTTACCGCGTGTGCGTGGACCTGGACGCGGAGCTCGCGGAGATCAACCCCCTCGCGCGGGCGGAGGGGCGCCTGCTGGCGGTGGATGCCAAGGTGGTGGTGGACGACAACGCCCGCTTCCGGCACCCCGATCTCCCAGAGGACGAGGAGGCCACGGACCTGGAGCGTCTGGCTCGGCGATACGATCTCTCCTATGTGGAGCTGGATGGGGACATCGCCGTCATCGGGAACGGGGCCGGACTCGTGATGTCCACCCTGGACATGGTGGCTCACTTCGGCGGCCGGCCCGCGAA from the Armatimonadota bacterium genome contains:
- the sucC gene encoding ADP-forming succinate--CoA ligase subunit beta, with product MKLHEYQAKQLFRSYGIPVQRDAVIERPEEIPGLSLRYPLVLKAQVLVGGRGKAGGIQLARTPEEAIERARTLLGMEIRGERVRRILVAEAVDIEEEHYLAFTVDRSARRLAFVASSMGGVDIEEIARTHPDRIHKVAIDPLEGFLPFHARQVAQRMGFRGDSLVQFAQIAHALYRVCVDLDAELAEINPLARAEGRLLAVDAKVVVDDNARFRHPDLPEDEEATDLERLARRYDLSYVELDGDIAVIGNGAGLVMSTLDMVAHFGGRPANFLDVGGGASSEAMRHAVDIVLRKPGVRVLFINIFGGITRCDDIARGIVAARPTVPTTIRLVGTNEGEGRRILEEAGMAAFTDPEEAARHAVASVGRP